The DNA sequence GATCCCGTCGGTGGTGGGCTGCTCGATGCGGCCGTGGACCGCGCCGTCGGCGAGCATCAGGACCTGGTCGGCGTAGGTGGCGGCGACGGGATCGTGGGTGACCATGACGATCGTCTGGCCCATTTCCACACAGGCGGAACGCAGCCGCGTTAGCAACTCCCGGCCCGCCGCGATGTCCAGGGCGCCGGTGGGCTCGTCGGCGAAGATCACCGCCGGTTCGGTCAGCAGCGCACGCGCGATCGCGACGCGCTGCTGCTGGCCGCCGGACAGCTCACCGGGCCGGTGGGAAAGCCGGTCGGCGATCCCGAGATCTGCGACGATTCGGTCGAACAGCGCCTGGTCCGGGCGCCGCTTGGACAGTTTCAGAGGCAGCAGGATGTTCTGCTCGGCGGTGAACGTCGGCAGCAGGTTGAACGCCTGGAAGATGAAGCCGATCCGATTCCGCCGTATTCGGGTCCGAGATCGGTCGTCCATGTGGGTCAGGTCGGCGCCGTCCAGCACCACCCGCCCCTCTGTCGGCGCGTCCAGCCCCGCGAGCAGGTGCATCAGTGTGGATTTCCCGGATCCGGACGGCCCCATGACAGCGGTGAACCCTCCGCGGGAGAAGCCCACGGAGATCCGGTCGACGGCCGTGACCGCAGCCTCACCCGCACCGTAGCGTTTGACCAGATCGACCGCTTCGAGCACGGGAGCGGAGCCGGGTTCGGTTGTGCTCATACCGCCCTTTCCCATCGGTAGGCGAAAAGGTTCGGCGGCAACTTTAGGGAGCGGGACGCGCGGACCTAACCGCCCTTGGGTACCGTCCCCATCCCACTTTCGATGGTGTCGGCACGCCCGGGTGGGACCGGCTGCTGCGGGGGTCTGCGGGGCCGCGTCGCCGGATCCGGTCGGGGCTGCTGCTGCGGCGCCGCTCCTTCTCGGAAAGCAGCACGGTTCTGATAGGGCGGAATCGAAAACGCCCGCCCGTGCCGGAGGAGACGCCGATGTCCGCAGCAGCCCGAAACCGGGTGCTTTCCGCCGTGTGCACCGTCGGGGGGCTGCTGCCGGCCGACCTGCTCGTCCGCCTCGGCGAAGGCGCGGAGATGCCCGGGTCGCGGCCGGGCGGCTACGGGAACTCCGGCTCCCGGGCGGTGCGGGAGGAGGCGGAGTGCTGTTGGCACCGCCTCCGAAGCGTGTGGCGGGAGCTTTGCGCCGACGCCGCGGCGGACGCAGCGGTCACCCGGTGGGTCGAGACGCTTTTCGCCGAGCTGGGGTTCGGCAGTGTTCCGCCGGTGGGGCCGGAGGGCATCCGTGCTGATGGGAGCGGTTGCGTGCCGATCCACATCACCGCTTGGCGGGACGACCTGGACGACCGTCCGGCCGGGGACGACACGGCGGCGCCGCATTCGCTGGTGCAGGTGTGGCTGAACCGGAACTCCGAGCACCTGTGGGCGGTGCTGACAAATGGACGGCGGCTGCGGCTGCTGAGGGCGGCGTCAAGCGCATCGGCGATAGGCGGCTACGTGGAGTTCGACGTCGAGGCGATCTTCGGCGGCGGGCTGTTCGACGACTTCGTGCTGCTGTACCGGTTGCTGCACGCCACCCGGTTCGCGGCGGCGGACGGGCAGGGGCCGTCGTCGTGCCGATTGGAGCAGTGGCGGCGCGAGGCGGCCGCCGAGCGGACGCGTGCGCTGGAGTCGCTGCGCGGCGGGGTGCGGCAGGCCGTCGCGGTGCTGGGCACGGGGTTCCTGCGGCATCCCGCGAACGGACGGTTCCGCAGGGATCTGGACGTGCAGGCGTTCCACGGGGCGCTGCTACGGCTGGTGTTCCGGCTGCTGCTGCTCTTCGTGGCCGAGGACCGCGGGATCCTGCATCCACCCGGAACCGGCGAACAGGCCGAGCGGCGCTACGCTGCCCACTTCTCCGCGGCGCGGTTGCGGAACCTCGCGCTTCGGGGAAGCGGCGATGCCGGGCAGGGTGCCCTCCATCGGAGGCTGGTTGCGGTGCTGGACGGGCTGCAGCGCACAGGCGGCCGCCCGGACCTGGGGCTGCCGGAGCTGGGCGGGCTGTTCGAGCGGACAACGGCCGACGCCCCGCTGGCCGGAGCGGAGCTGTCCGACGAGGTGCTGCTGGCTGCGGTGCGGTGCCTGGCACAGATCGAGGACCCGGTCTCGGGGCGGTGGCGG is a window from the Streptomonospora litoralis genome containing:
- a CDS encoding ABC transporter ATP-binding protein — protein: MSTTEPGSAPVLEAVDLVKRYGAGEAAVTAVDRISVGFSRGGFTAVMGPSGSGKSTLMHLLAGLDAPTEGRVVLDGADLTHMDDRSRTRIRRNRIGFIFQAFNLLPTFTAEQNILLPLKLSKRRPDQALFDRIVADLGIADRLSHRPGELSGGQQQRVAIARALLTEPAVIFADEPTGALDIAAGRELLTRLRSACVEMGQTIVMVTHDPVAATYADQVLMLADGAVHGRIEQPTTDGILASMKQLEEV